The following nucleotide sequence is from Pseudarthrobacter psychrotolerans.
CCCTGAACCTGAGTACTCACAAAACGAACCAAGTAGTTAAAGTGCCTAGAGTTACGGCTGGGCGGGTAGTGCGCAAAACATAGCCGTGGGTCGGGGATTCCGGCCATCCTCGCCGCACCACCCTACGCGTCGACCTCGCATATAGCGGTTCGCTGATATGGGGACTGTGGAATTAACGGTGTATCCGGCTCGACACGCCGGGCGGTAAGCTTGGCGAGAAGGAGCCCGACATGGCCGCAACCCTTGAGTCTGTACAGAGTACGAAAACCGCTGACATGAAGGCAGAAATACCCGAGGCCGACGCTGCCCGCGAACTGGTCAGGATGGCGAAGGAGCAGGGCTTGTCGCTGACCGGTCCCGACGGCTGCTCAAGCAGCTGAAGAAGACCGTGATCGAGTCCGCTCTCGATGAAGAAATGACCGAGCATGTCGGACATGAAAAGCACGATGCGGCCGGCAAATAGACTGCCAACTACCGCAACGGGGTTCGCCCGAAAACGGTGCTGACGGAGACGACCGACCCCGTGGACGCGGACGTTCCGCGGGACCCGGCCGGCACGTTCGAGCCGGTCATGGTCAAGAAGCGCCAGCGCCGCCTGACCGGGTCGATGAGATGGTCTTCTCGCTCTACGCGAAGTGCCTGACCACGGGAGAAATCAGCGCGCACTTCGCCGAGATCCGCCGCATCCGTGTCGAAGGAGACGGTCTCGCGGATCCTCGACAGGGTGCTCGAGGAGCTGGCTGCTTGGCAGAACCCGGCCGCTGGACGAGGTCCACGCGGCGATCTTCATCGACGCCATCGTCGTGAAGATACGCGACGGTCAGGTCGCCACCCCCAACCTACGCCGCCATCGGCGTCACCCTTGAGGGCGAGAAGGACATCCTGGGTTTCTGGGCCGGGACCAGCGGTGATGGCGCGGAGTTCTGGATGAGCGTACTCACCGACATCAAGAACCGCGACGTGAAGGACACGTTCTTCCTGGTCTGCGACGAGCATTTCACACGGCGCCGAATTCCGCGGCTGCTCGGGCGGCGTTTGAGGAGCTTACGGAGCACGGGGCAGGAAATACGGGGCGATCGTGCGGCTCTGGGAGAATGCGTGGGAGGAGTTCATCCCGTTCCTGGACTGCGACGTGGAAATCCGGCGCGTGATCTGCTCGACCAACGCGGCTCTTCAAGGTTCCCGGGGAAATAGGTTCGTGTTGTAGCTAGCAGAGGACTCGTGGTCCTGCTGGGATGAGTGTTATCTACGCATTCAACCTGAACAGGAACCACGAGCCTTGTTAGAGCCTACTTTGGCGGCCGATGATGCTGCCAGCTTGATCTTCAACCTGCCTGATTACCGTGTCACGGCCGCCGTGCTGCTTCCTGACGGGGCACGCCACATTACGGTGGAGACGACATTTCCGCCGGGCTGCCCGAGTTGCGGCGTCGTCGCCTTCCGGGTGAAGGAGCGCCGTTGCCAGCGGCTGCGTGACATTCCGGTCGCTGGCCGGGTGGTGCTGCTCTGGGACAAGCGGCGCTGGTTCTGTGACGAGTATTTGTGCGAGCGGAAATCGTTCTGCGAAGCGACGCCGCAGGTCCCGCGCCGGGCCCGGTCGACGCGGCGGCTACGGCAGTCGGTGCTGGAGGCGGTCATCACCTCGGGGCGGGCAGTGTCCGAGACCGCCGTGGCGTTCGGGATCTCGTGGTGGCTGGTCCAGCAGATCATCGGCGACGCCGCCCTGCGCCTGCCGGACGTGGACCTGCTGGCACCCAGGATGCTGGGCATCGATGAGCACCGGTACCGGTCCGTGCGGTTCTTCCAGGACCCCGGCACCAAGGCATGGATCCGGTACGAGCCCTGGATGACAACGATCGTGGATCTGGACACCGGCCAGGTCCTGGGCATCGTGGACGGACGTGACCACAAGGGCGTCGGGAACTGGCTCTTCGCCCGGCCACTGGACTGGCGGCTTGGGGTGCAGGTCGTCGCGATCGACCCGTCCGCGGCCTTCCGGAAAGCACTACGGATGTGGTTGCCGCGCACGGCGGTCTCGGTGGATCTTTTCCACGTGACGATGCTGGCCAACGACATGCTCACCACCGTCCGTCAGGGCCTGTCCCAGCAGGTTCGGGGCCGGCGGGGCAGGACCACGGACCCGGCGTGGGCGAACCGGATGCTGCTGCTGAAGGCCAACGAGAACCTCTCAGAACGTGGACATCACCGGTTGGCGGGCGTGTTCGCTGCCGACGATCCGACCGGCAGCCTCCAGGCCGCCTGGCAGGTCAAGGAACAACTCCGCACCCTGCTCTCCACCGGGTCCCTCGAGGACGCAGCCGCCGCGAAGACTGCCCTCGCCGACCTGGTGGAACGGGCCGCGATGCCGGAGACGAACAGGCTCTACCGGACCGTGTGCCGCTGGTGGGCCGAGATCGAAGTCCTCATCGTCACCGGCGCTACAACAGCCAAAGTAGAAGTCAACAACACCGCGATAAAACACATCAAACGAACCGCCCGCGGCTACCGCAACCCAATCAATTACAAATCGCGTATTCTCTTGAGAAGTGCAGCCCGGATGGCAGCATGAGCAATCATCTCAGCAGACCATTCCCCGGGAACCTTGAAGAGCCACCAACGCCATCGAATCGTTGAACGCCAGGTACCGCCGCACCGTCAATGCCCGGGGTCATTTCCCCACCGAGCCGGCTGCGCCAAAGTGCCTGTATGTGGTCACCAGATCCCCCGATCCGACCGGTGCCGGCAAGACCCGATGGGCCGTGCGTTGGAAGCCCACTTCGAACGCCTTCGCCAGCACTCCAGCGACCGATTCCCGGCAGCTGAATGCTACTAAATGAAAACGCCGGATACACCGCTAATGAGAAAGTCCCGCGGTACGACACCCATCTCAGGGATTCGCTTCCCCACGAACCGTGAAGAGCCCTCATCCCAGCAGGACCACGAGTCCTCTGCTAGCTACAACACGAACCTATTTCCCCGGGAACCTTGAAGAGCCTCAAAGGAACACCACACACGCTGGCGGCGCGTTGGGACAAAGGTATTCCGGGGACATATAACCTTGTGATACGCCCCTAGCGCTGTAGTCGTATGCGTTGTGGGCCTACGTGGATCGGTCTGCTGTATGCACGGTCAGTGTGTTGCACTTGCGCCGGCGATACGAGACCAGTTCTGCGATGCTCCAAGCCAAGGACACTCCGACCGCAAGAAGGATTGAACTCACAACAACGGGCCATCCCGGCGGTTCGAAACGCACTGTGACCGTTTTTCCGACAGAATCGGCGGGGATGTCTACTTCGAGAAGATAGCCACGAAGCGGCGCCGTGAGAGTGGCCCCGTCGGCGTTGTATCCCGGCCACGCCAGCCGACTGAGCACGGCCTTGGCCGGCGCCTCGCCCATCTGGTCCACACTGATCACAATCTCCTGGTTACTCTCCGAGACCAGCGAAAGGGCTGTTCCCTCCGACGTCCAAACCAGTTGGCCTGTGTTCAGCAGAGGTTGATCCCGGACCCACACTACCGAGTCAGCGGACCTACTGTTTTCGTGCCAGCCACCGGGAGGTGCACGGTCAATGGACTCGTTGGACGGGGCGGCCGGATCGCGAAGAAGCTGGACTGTGTCGATCGACAGGAGATCGGCCAGAACCTTGCCGGTCGTGGCGTCAGTCTCGAAGAGCTTCACGGCAGCCGCCCCGCATGTCCAGCCATGGCTCGAGATGCACAGATCCTCAGCGTATCTGGCGAACATGATCGGCGAATACAGGTTCTGGACTTCGGCAGAATTCAAGTACCAGGCATTCGATGCCAACGTCTCGTTCCAGATCTCCGGGCCAAGCTTCGTGGGATCGCCCACGATAAACGTGCCACCTTGTGCTCCCGGAAGCTGACGTGCGTAACTCTCCGGGGTATCAGGCATCCGGTAGTCGGGCAGTGGGGACGCTTTGAAGGCCATGTGCTGTCCCGCAGTGATCATCATGCTCACGAGCAGCACCCCTCCGGCCAAGACCACCGGTCCCTTAAAGCGAGGCCGCTGGCGGGCATAGAGAATGGCGAGAAGGCCCGCGATACCTCCCACCGCCAGTAGCCCGAAAAGGGCCGCCACTCGGAACGACGGATACTGGCTCCAAGCAAGGTACAGCCCGGACATCACAATCCCAGCGGTAACGACCCTGCGTCCACGACTCAGGACATGCACCCTGAAGCGGGAAACCATCACCGACAACGTCAGCAGGACCGCTAATGAAACATACGGCATGATCCGGACCGGAAAGCGGAGAGGCCCCAGGTCACTTGGGGCCAGGGTCAGTGCTAAAGAAAGCAGTCCCACAAACCACAGTGCTGACAGCTCTCTGCTCGCTGCTTTGACCTTGGAGTAGTCCACGATCGAAACTACGGGGAGAAACCATGCAACGTACAAAAGGGGAACGGTTGCAAATCCGCCCCACCAGCCGGTGACTTGGGGCAAGCTGCCCGGCACCCAGGCAGTAAATAGTCCGGTAAGGTCGGTCGTTAGGAAACCGCTGTTCGAGATTCCCCCAGTGCGAGCCGTAACGGGGGCAGTGAGAACGCCAGGCAGGTATACCGCCATGGCGATGAGCCCGCAAACAAGACCGGCCGAGAGTAGTCGGAGCGCGCTCCTTCGGCTACCTTGCAGCCATGCCTCCAACAGCAGACCTAAAACGACCATGACGAGCATGAGCGTCCCGTGAACATAGCCGATAGTTATCAGCAAGTAGGCGGGAACTAGTGCGAAGAAAGGGTTGCCATTCTGGAAGGCCATCCGCCGCAACCCGCACCAGGTAAGAGGCAGCAAGCTGAATACCATGAGCCCAGTGACCCAGGAAGCCGCGTCCATGTACACGGTAAATCCGGTCAGTGTGACAGCAACCCCAGCGATGGCCGCCCACTCCGGCCGGGCCTTGTAACTCCGCGCCAACAGGAAAGTCCCGGCAGCGAGTATGCAGAGCAAGGTGATCTTCAGAATGGTTGAAAAAACTACGATATTGGCCGATCGGCTCGCTAGCCAGCCGATCAAAAGAATGAACGGATTCCAAATCCCCCACTGGCCCTCGGCAGCATAGTTACCAGCCCCCAAGCAGTGTCACTGAATAGTGGCCACTCCCCTGCCCTGAGTTTCGTGCCTATTTCGAACCAGATGCCGAATGCCCCAGCCTGGGTATCGTCATAGTAGTAGAACCTGTTGTTAGTTATTAGCGGCATCAGCGAACCAAGGAAGGCTGCGGCCACAGTCCCCGTCAGCCACATGACATCGCTGCGAGGACGCATCTGAATCACAAGCTGCCCTCGGATTCCGCGTGCGCGGAACGACGCCGCAGCTCTGCAACGACATCGTGCACTTCGCCGTCCATGACCACGTTGCCGTGCTCGAGAAGGACACCTCGCTCACACACAGTTGCGACCAGATCCAGATCATGGCTAACCACAAACAGAGTCTTCCCCAATTCAGAGAGTTCCTTGATCTTCGCTATGCACTTGCGCTGGAAAGGTTCATCTCCGACAGCAAGGATCTCGTCAATCAGGAACACTTCGGGATCAGTGTGTACGGCTATGGAGAACGCGAGTCGGAGATACATGCCAGATGAATAAAACTTAACTTCCGTGTCGATAAACTCTCCAATTTCCGAGAATTCGACAATGGAATCAAACATTTCGTCGATCTGTTTCTCTGCCATCCCTAGGATCGCGCCGTTGAGGTACACGTTATCCCGGCCGCTGAGGTCATGGTGGAACCCTGCGCCCACTTCGATGAGTCCAGCCACTCGGCCACGCGTCCTGACGGTTCCGCCGTCGGGTTGCAGGACTCCGGAGATAAGCTTCAGCAGTGTAGATTTTCCGGAGCCATTGAGCCCCATGAGTGCCACTCTCTCGCCTTGCTTGACTTCAAGGGAGACATCTTTGAGGGCAAGGAATTTCTTCGACAAATCCCCCTTGCGGCCTTTGACCAGCCACACCAAAGCTTCCTTGAGTGAACGAGTATGGCGCATGATAAATTGCTTGCGGATGCCGATGCAGCTGATTGCTACCTGGCCATGCGATGTC
It contains:
- a CDS encoding ISL3 family transposase, encoding MAADDAASLIFNLPDYRVTAAVLLPDGARHITVETTFPPGCPSCGVVAFRVKERRCQRLRDIPVAGRVVLLWDKRRWFCDEYLCERKSFCEATPQVPRRARSTRRLRQSVLEAVITSGRAVSETAVAFGISWWLVQQIIGDAALRLPDVDLLAPRMLGIDEHRYRSVRFFQDPGTKAWIRYEPWMTTIVDLDTGQVLGIVDGRDHKGVGNWLFARPLDWRLGVQVVAIDPSAAFRKALRMWLPRTAVSVDLFHVTMLANDMLTTVRQGLSQQVRGRRGRTTDPAWANRMLLLKANENLSERGHHRLAGVFAADDPTGSLQAAWQVKEQLRTLLSTGSLEDAAAAKTALADLVERAAMPETNRLYRTVCRWWAEIEVLIVTGATTAKVEVNNTAIKHIKRTARGYRNPINYKSRILLRSAARMAA
- a CDS encoding YfhO family protein, which gives rise to MGAGNYAAEGQWGIWNPFILLIGWLASRSANIVVFSTILKITLLCILAAGTFLLARSYKARPEWAAIAGVAVTLTGFTVYMDAASWVTGLMVFSLLPLTWCGLRRMAFQNGNPFFALVPAYLLITIGYVHGTLMLVMVVLGLLLEAWLQGSRRSALRLLSAGLVCGLIAMAVYLPGVLTAPVTARTGGISNSGFLTTDLTGLFTAWVPGSLPQVTGWWGGFATVPLLYVAWFLPVVSIVDYSKVKAASRELSALWFVGLLSLALTLAPSDLGPLRFPVRIMPYVSLAVLLTLSVMVSRFRVHVLSRGRRVVTAGIVMSGLYLAWSQYPSFRVAALFGLLAVGGIAGLLAILYARQRPRFKGPVVLAGGVLLVSMMITAGQHMAFKASPLPDYRMPDTPESYARQLPGAQGGTFIVGDPTKLGPEIWNETLASNAWYLNSAEVQNLYSPIMFARYAEDLCISSHGWTCGAAAVKLFETDATTGKVLADLLSIDTVQLLRDPAAPSNESIDRAPPGGWHENSRSADSVVWVRDQPLLNTGQLVWTSEGTALSLVSESNQEIVISVDQMGEAPAKAVLSRLAWPGYNADGATLTAPLRGYLLEVDIPADSVGKTVTVRFEPPGWPVVVSSILLAVGVSLAWSIAELVSYRRRKCNTLTVHTADRST
- a CDS encoding ABC transporter ATP-binding protein gives rise to the protein MTSHGQVAISCIGIRKQFIMRHTRSLKEALVWLVKGRKGDLSKKFLALKDVSLEVKQGERVALMGLNGSGKSTLLKLISGVLQPDGGTVRTRGRVAGLIEVGAGFHHDLSGRDNVYLNGAILGMAEKQIDEMFDSIVEFSEIGEFIDTEVKFYSSGMYLRLAFSIAVHTDPEVFLIDEILAVGDEPFQRKCIAKIKELSELGKTLFVVSHDLDLVATVCERGVLLEHGNVVMDGEVHDVVAELRRRSAHAESEGSL